In one window of Porites lutea chromosome 8, jaPorLute2.1, whole genome shotgun sequence DNA:
- the LOC140946487 gene encoding uncharacterized protein — translation MKNIFVAVLAGVAFVTIAGGVSAAWDVGEDDVMPSSVEIMRRQCSCAEHHHECGCCMAIKTHAFHKRIEANVCMNASYTPSPLGAQFFLTWNKDVLFNQTISAAYPPPICFGIPHIPVAKACVKFSNVSVERHHVGGCAALEFKGFHSRKDIPLGCFFFRGAEGDGFDVETFLDAESLLSLLEESFQASTESHIDTDYTPTNEVKPNDDVTDLVTFDKGGCVCGKTPPQCDCCIEVTLIHYPIKACVHADIDKAETGFNIALVINHFNVFKKHISVANPQPICKTFKIFHINAKVCLRLTHVSLAPGHTGACLEVEIDALKKAVGCFYMARKTTMT, via the exons ATGAAGAACATCTTTGTCGCCGTATTAGCTGGAGTAGCTTTTGTCACGATTGCCGGGGGGGTGTCTGCAGCTTGGGATGTT GGGGAGGATGACGTCATGCCTTCGTCAGTGGAGATTATGCGTCGTCAATGCAGCTGCGCAGAGCATCATCACGAGTGTGGCTGCTGTATGGCGATCAAAACGCATGCGTTTCATAAAAGAATTGAAGCTAATG TGTGCATGAATGCTTCTTATACACCATCTCCTTTG GGTGCGCAGTTCTTTCTGACTTGGAATAAGGATGTATTGTTCAACCAGACAATATCAG CTGCCTACCCGCCTCCAATTTGTTTTGGCATTCCTCATATTCCAGTAGCCAAAGCCTGCGTCAAATTTTCCAACGTTTCAGTCGAAAGGCATCACGTGGGAGGCTGCGCTGCCCTGGAGTTCAAAGGTTTCCATTCACGGAAGGACATTCCGCTGGGATGCTTCTTTTTCAGAGGTGCAGAAGGAGATGGTTTTGATGTGGAAACATTCTTAGACGCAGAATCACTCCTATCGTTATTGGAGGAATCATTTCAAGCATCCACG GAAAGCCATATTGACACCGACTACACTCCGACGAATGAAGTAAAGCCGAATGATGACGTAACAGATCTTGTGACGTTTGATAAAGGTGGCTGTGTGTGTGGAAAGACTCCTCCTCAATGCGACTGTTGCATTGAAGTAACACTGATTCATTATCCGATCAAAG CCTGTGTTCATGCAGACATTGATAAAGCTGAAACG GGATTTAACATAGCACTAGTGATAAATCACTTCAACGTTTTCAAGAAGCACATTTCAG tGGCGAATCCTCAACCCATCTgcaaaacattcaaaatcttTCACATCAATGCAAAAGTGTGTCTCCGGCTTACTCATGTGTCGCTGGCCCCTGGTCACACGGGTGCATGTCTAGAGGTGGAGATAGACGCACTGAAAAAAGCTGTGGGATGTTTCTACATGGCGCGAAAGACTACAATGACATAG